The region TTCTGGCTGGGTCTGATGATGATTTTATTTTTTTCCGTTCAGCTTCAGCTTATGCCGCCATCCGGAAGATTATCTTCTGGTATAGAACTGAATACCATTACAAACTTCTTTTTGCTGGACAGCATTTTAACCTGGAACTGGGTTGCCTTTAAAGATGCCTTCTTCCATCTGCTGATGCCAGGAATTGCACTTGGAACTATTCCGATGGCCATCATTGCGCGTATGACGCGGTCAAGCATGCTGGAAGTAATGAAACAGGATTATATCCGGACAGCAGATGCAAAAGGGTTGAAAAAACATTTAATTATTTTTCAGCATGCCTTAAAAAACGCCTTTCTGCCTGTTCTAACCGTCATCGGCCTGCAATTTGGCCTATTGCTTGGCGGTGCCGTACTGACTGAGACCATCTTTTCATGGCCTGGTGTCGGGCGCTATGTGTATCTGGCCGTTTTGGGCCGTGACTTTACCGTCGTTCAGAGCACTATTTTAGTAATTGCAACGATTTTTGTATTAGTGAATCTGATCACCGATCTGCTTTACAAATATTTTGATCCGAGAATCAGCTATGATTGATACTTTAATGAAAGGATGTGCTTTCAATGGAATTGCAGCCAAACTCTGTCCGGGATACCGATGCAGTACCTGCCGATGAACTTGTGCAGCAAAAGAAAAGCAGCCTATGGAAAGACGTTTTTTTCCGGCTCATAAAAAGTAAAACATCACTAATCGGGCTGTGTATCATCCTTCTTTTAATTGTAACTGCTATTTTTGCACCTTTAATCGCGACACACAGCCCAACGTCCTATGAA is a window of Virgibacillus ihumii DNA encoding:
- a CDS encoding ABC transporter permease, which translates into the protein MLQYIVKRIFMLIPVLLGVSILTFSLIHLIPGDPAKSMLGNKATEAQLEALRAELGLNDPYVVQYGRFLGDILQGDLGQSIQSKEDIAIQLMHKLPATIELTIFAMILAVVVGVTAGVIAAVKQYSWFDNLSMTGALFGVSMPIFWLGLMMILFFSVQLQLMPPSGRLSSGIELNTITNFFLLDSILTWNWVAFKDAFFHLLMPGIALGTIPMAIIARMTRSSMLEVMKQDYIRTADAKGLKKHLIIFQHALKNAFLPVLTVIGLQFGLLLGGAVLTETIFSWPGVGRYVYLAVLGRDFTVVQSTILVIATIFVLVNLITDLLYKYFDPRISYD